The sequence below is a genomic window from Monodelphis domestica isolate mMonDom1 chromosome 2, mMonDom1.pri, whole genome shotgun sequence.
GGGGTTAAAGGAGGCGGGTGACAAACAGCGTGACTGCCTTGGCAGTGGCGTTCGGAAACAGCACCTTTTCTTTGACAGGGTGGGTGGCTCTGAAAAGAGCCGTTGGTTTCGGGTAAGAGCCTTTCGGGCCCCGGGAGCTCCGAGTCCGTTTACTTGCCCTTGGTCTTGTGGTGACTCTCGGTCTTCTTGGGCAACAGGACGGCTTGGATGTTGGGCAGCACGCCGCCCTGGGCGATGGTCACCTTGCCCAGCAGCTTGTTGAGCTCCTCGTCGTTGCGGATGGCCAGCTGGAGGTGACGGGGGATGATACGCGTCTTCTTGTTGTCCCTGGCCGCGTTGCCCGCCAGCTCCAGGATCTCAGCCGTCAGGTACTCCAGCACGGCCGCCATGTAAACCGGGGCGCCGGCGCCGACCCGCTCGGCGTAGTTGCCCTTGCGGAGCAAGCGGTGCACACGGCCCACGGGAAACTGCAGACCGGCCCGGGAAGAGCGCGACTTTGCCTTGGCGCGAGCTTTGCCTCCCTGCTTTCCGCGGCCAGACATGATGACGGATGCGAACACAACACAGCTGCGTCAGTCGACAACTGAGAAACTACACTGCTAGCCAGCCCCGCAGCTCTGGGGCCTTTTATACCTTGCGCCAGCAGTGTGGAACGGCCCCGTCCGATTGGCTGACGCGCCGTCTTTGTCCGACTGGCCACTAGGGAGGCTCGCCTGCGATTCCGTTATTTACATGGCCGTCCTCTCCGCCTATGACGACACCCCCGAGAAGCCGCCAATGAGAGGACGGTGTCTCCCGAGCCTTCATTTGCATATGAGCACTATAAGTAGCGGGGCCCGGCTCAGCCGCTTCACGTCGTTCGTTCCCGAACTCGTTGCTTCCTCTGTTTTCAGCCCCTTTCCTGCTTTCGCCATGCCCGAGCCGGCCAAGTCTGCTCCCGCCCCCAAAAAGGGCTCCAAGAAAGCCGTGACCAAGGCCCAGAAGAAAGATGGCAAGAAGCGCAAGCGCAGCCGCAAGGAGAGCTACTCCATCTACGTCTACAAAGTGCTGAAGCAGGTCCACCCTGACACCGGCATCTCCTCCAAGGCCATGGGCATCATGAACTCCTTCGTCAACGACATCTTCGAGCGCATCGCCGGCGAGGCTTCCCGCCTGGCGCACTACAACAAGCGCTCGACCATCACTTCCCGGGAGATCCAGACGGCCGTGCGCCTGCTGCTGCCCGGGGAGCTGGCCAAGCACGCCGTGTCGGAGGGCACCAAGGCCGTCACCAAGTACACCAGCTCCAAGTAAGCGGCTGCCTCGGGAGTCCGCCCCCCGCCCCGAAACAAAGGCTCTTTTCAGAGCCACCCACTGCCCTCAAGACAAAACGAGCTGTCTCACGCACCCGAGGGCTCGGGAGCCCCGAcgcctacctacctacctacctgcctgCCTACATAAGATAACATAACCTGTTTGTCCACCCTCGCCTCCTCTCCCCTTGTGCTTGCTGCGCTCTTGCCTGCCGGAAGTGCCGGCTTCTGGTCGTTTCTTTCCCCGAAGCCCGGGGTCAGCCGGCACCCGCTTGCGCAGCTAAAACTCTTGAaaaccttcccttcctctttgaACTTTTTCTCCTTTGCCTCGCTTCCATCCTAGGCTCCTCCCTCGCCCTCCCGTCgcgtcccttcccttcccacccgGCTCGCTGCCACAGCGCGCAGCCTCAAAACTTGGGAAACAtcttccctccctcaccccacccccccagtCTCCTCCCGGCCTCAGCCCCGGCCAAGTTCTCACGTCAACAAGGAGAAAAGAATACCTTTTAGCATTCTTTTGCCTTTTAAGATTTTGCCTTCTGGGTCTAgttctttaaaactttttatcAAACCACCTGATTGAATGCTTTTAGGTGGACGCTCAATTCTCAGGACTATCAAAGGTCTGAGCAAAGTCAGTTTGCATTGCGAAAAATAATATTATTGAGTCATTGCATCTGAAGAATGTTTTGGGTTTCCAGACAAGTGTTCGGAGGATTGTGGGCTTAAATTTCTGCGGTTTTGCCCCTGGGGTTACCAAGGAAACTTGGTGCATGCCAATAAAAGCAATTTTAGTGAGTATTGACCAGAATGTAACCCCACTAACAActactgagaaggaaaaaaaaaagccctgcctccggcaaaaatgaacaaaacataaAACTCCCACGTGAGATCCATGGAACTTTAGACCTGagtcattgtttttttaaactttaagacAATTTCAATATTTTCGAAACTATTTGCAAAATAAGACAGGGTTTTACGAAATTGGGTACAAACAAGGTCTTGATATCCAAACTTGATGTTTCAAAAGACTCCGGGAAAATTGGATTGCTGTTTCTAATGACCATTGTCCACAAAATAAGTCAATAAAAAATGTTGTTAGAATCTACATCAAGTTACTGATGTTAAATAGTATGGTGGTCAGGTTGAACTTAGAGTAGAAATGGAAGTggggttcagtattaggaaaactacatATAATTAATTAGAGAGAAGCCAAAATATCCATAAATACAGCAAAACTTTGGATGGAATTAAACACCCATTTCTGTTTAACAAGAAAATTGTACCTTTCCTTCTTGTAAGTCACGTATTGTTATCTATAACATATAATTTTACGTGTAATATATCgtttatatagtatattatgtAATTATATGTCTAAAACCAAAGAGCCAGTATTATGTGTAAAGAGGataaaatgcatataataaatCTGTGGTTAAGCAATGATGTTGGCCatcactattattattgctattataacagtaaaatcttactGTGGGAGAACTATCTCTTTGTGTTCATGTTGTAAGTTACTGGAAAAAATTGCCACAAAAcacattataaaggaaaaaattaagttttattatGCTTAAGTACAGGTTCAGGAGGTAGAAAAATAATCCTGAACAAAGATTAGGAGTCTATAAATAAGGATTTACAAGTAAAAAATTATATCAGAGagatagaaataattttgacataTACTAATCCAACACATACTGTTTAGGTCATAAAAGTTGAGCATGCTTAGTTAAACAGAAACATAGTCTTAGAAATCCTCTGAGGAAAGAGATTGATTTAAACACTGTATATAGGTAAAGTAAATGATTTTAcagattaaatttttttagaGGGTTCATAATAAACTTATTTGATATGAAAAGTTTAGATGCCTCAAAGATAACTGTGTTAAGTGTCTGGCCAAATTACTTTGTGAAGACTTAGTTGGCTATTTGGCTTCTTTTAGAGAATATTTGAGGCCTTAAGTCAATTTTCACATCCCATGGAGTAGGTTTCAGCCAGCTGAATAAGCTTTCCTAACTAGGAGAAAAGACCCATCCTCAATAAAacttaataaaaggaaattaaagtaagtccacacaagtcatcagcatttctgtgttTTAACAAAACCTAGCTGGAAGAAttgggaagagaaattccatttaaaatagctatagaatttaaaattctttcaagTCTACCTACCAAGGAAAGAAATTAATGCACAACTCCAAACTATGCTTCATGGAAAGAGAGTCTTATATGATGAAATAATTGTTATGTGTGTActtagataataaaaatgacactatctaaattattttactttttgaatGCCATAAGAATTAGATTTACCCAACAATTACTTCACAGAGCAAATGAAATTAATTAGGAGATAGGAAAAGTCaagaatttcaaagaaataaatgtaagaaaattggaaaggaaaggagttatcagtactagatctcaaactacaaTACTTAGCACTAATTATCAAAATGATTTGATAGTGGTTTAAAGATAGAGATGAtccttggggaaaagataaggtATACAACAAACCTAAAAACTGATGTTGAATAAACTCGAAGACTCCTACTATTGAAGTAAAAACACAATATTCAAtaaaaaactgcagggaaaactggaaaacagccGGCCAGATACTAGGTATGTATTCATACCTCACACTAACAACATCTTgcaatatatatcaatataatttctaGCTGGATACAGTACTTAAATATAAAAgatcatattaaaacacataagagAGACAAATACATTACCTTTCAGATCTCTGTAGAGGAGAAATGTCCATGACTAAACTAAGGGTAGAGAGGTTTAACAATATAgcatggataattttgattacacaaaactaaaaagCTTTGCAATATCAAACCAATACAgctaatagaaaaagaaaataaaaagacttaactgggaaaagaaatgttttcagTAATTTTCCTGATGATCTCATTTCCAAGTTATATAAAACACAATCAATATAAGAATAAGAtacattctccaattaataaatgctcaaaGCTCATGAACAGgttgttttttccatttaaaaaagtttatttttttaagtaacaagtatttttttaaataataatctcTCCTTACTATTCTTTCTACCACCCACATTCCATAATTAGCAATGCTTTCAAGGAAAGCTAATTCTTTCAATTACTTGAGATTCAGAAAACAGATTTTCACACGAGATATATTTAAATACACATCCcttaattttcagttttattccTCTGGCTagaggtgtgtgtatgtgtgtgtgtgtgtgtgtgtgtgtgtgtgtgtgtgtatgtgtgtctatctctctgtgtccatgttttatcttcattcttttggtcTCGTGATTATTTTtctgagttctaaagtctttaaaaaatattattctttagtTTTTAACAACATACTTTTTTCTTCTAGTTATGCTTGCTTCCCCCTCTACATCAAGTTATAAAAGCTTTCCTAGTTTCTTCTTAAATTGTCCATTTTTTAATGTTccaataatatttcattgaaatTCTAACACcataatttgcttagccatttccTAATATGTGGATAGTGTCCAAGTTTCCCATTTTTAGCTACTAtgaaaaaagctgctataaatatttatgcacatgcagatccttttcatttttttccccttttttttggctatagatctagtagtggtctagctgggtcaaagtgtatggacagtttatttttaaatcctttccttctgttttagtggtaaagggtaggcaatggggattaagtgatttgcccatagtcacagaactaggaagtgtcagaggacaaatttgaacccaggactttccatctctaaggcctgactctcaatccactgaatcacctaattGCCCCCTGGATAATTTAAAGGTAACTTTCTGGGCAttattccaaattcctttccagaataCCTGGAACAGTTCAACAATTCTATCAAAAGTGTACAAGTGCACCTCCTTTCCTATAGGCCCCCTAACCCTTAAGATTTTCCACATTTGTCATCTTTGAAAGTCTGATAGGTATAAAATACAGCTTCAGATTTCCTTTAATTTGTATCTCTTTATTAGCAgattagaaaattttaatgattgctaATAGCTCAGATTTCTTCCTTGGATTTaatatttaagtttttatttcttcaaagattattttctaaattaaatattttttaacttctgTAGTTATTTTACCAAATTATCAAGGATTTCTAGTACCTACAGGAAGACTTTTTCCACCATGTGTTTGTCTTGATGTCAACCCCATCATCATCTCCCTGTCACTCACTTTAACTTTTCCATACCCACCAAAAATTCAGCACTAGGAAATTCATCGTCATGGAGCTTTAGCTCTCCCACGATTTCAGTACCCTTGGTTGCTTCTGTCCCTCGGATTGGAAGACTGTAAGGCAGAGCAAAAAACTCCCCTCAAAGCCATCCTTTAAAGAAGGCTCAGAATCTCAGCCAgttcttcatttcccaccagctAATTTGGTCTGAACTCCACTATCATTGTTTCCCTATCAGGTAATCTTTAGCTCTGCTTTCCTCATTTCAGCttccttctcccattagattgtaagctccttgaaggcaggcacttactttttcttatttgtacccccagtgtttagcatagtgcctagcacatagtagtcccttaatatatgtttattatattgttttgtaGGTAGCATTGGGTCTGAAAAAAAGCCCCTAAATCATCAATGCTCTCAaggacaacatacaaacaactatgtacaaacaagatacatacagCATAAACTGATCTAATCTCAGGGAGAAGGGACTGTTTAAGGAGAACCagaaaagacttcttgcagaagatagGATATTATCTGAAACTTgaagaaggaagtcagggaaaccagCAGGTGGAGATAAGGATTGAGAAAACTCTGAGAGAATTCTCCaggaaaatgcctggagtcagtGAGATGGGGGCACAGGGTCCCCTGGACACCCCAAGTCTCTAGAAGAATCCCAGGTCAAGGATTACATGAGCAACTTCCCAATTTTGCACCCCTGCAGTGCTGACTGAAGAAAGCAGGCCCTAGTGCAACCAAAGAGAAGTCTGAATAAATAAacaattctctgtctctctttttagaTGTGTTTACACTATTTTTATGATAGAGATCTTAGCACAGAGGGATACCTTCTGTTTGCACCTTAAACACTTCAAGATAGGCCACtcactgtgaactttagattactccaccctaattagtctaacaaaatcaggaatgtctacacccatatttaaggattaagtatttaggaggatggcctatgaaagacatgtactagcaaatgacaaatcagaaagaactgatagacctctgggctgtcctaagtcaagcctaagatatcattggtgcatgtgagatgcaggaaagtgatgtaaaaccatctatatattttgcatcacttcctctctctagtcTCTTTGaaggtggagaggtggctggcagcaaCTTGTTGAGAttgttggcatcttggcatggcagctgctattgtcctggtttagtggtgagttttccttgataccatactggaggaagtcTAGTAACCTAGCTCAGGTGATGTGAaacttaaaactgctcagactctacttcagaagatttgattaagctattccccatttctaacaatggaggtacttggtcaggaatgtactgagaacttttaaaattactccagcCTACTCAAacaatgccttaggggaagataaagttgcaaactcctgattgaacaatgaaaagtccctaactcatacttatagtaaggctagaaccttaagctaggtctatttttagatctaatacaaaaaggtgctcagtacctataaaggttaaattaatcacgaaaaggtcaagcaacttacaaaaggcaaacttaacaaaagaggtgtgaagtactcagtagatttaatctaaccagagaaggtgagaacaaaagaagagaaCTAAGAATGTGCAGCCTTGGGGAAaagcgtctactatgattggtagacgtaaaaatttagaggaggtgacataagagaaaatttctttcaaagaaagggacttattgagttggagggagtttttggattggaagttggagttggagttcagagtttTAGAGCTTGCTTGAAAACgaacttgtggtgagtgataaagactgacttgatctcccttaggctcaggcctaggccatttgccCTAGTCCCcttctactattctctctctctctctctctctctctctctctctctctctctctctctctctctctctctctctctctctctctctctctctctctctctccccttcccttaattccttcatttgtattaattaaaatctccataaaacccagctgactttcatatttgggaattttcccatggcgaccacttaattttagatttttaaatcaagacactaaaaactatctttacagtttggctgaaacctttacagttttggcaattcacagtcttggcaaaccacattttcacagttacatgaggcgtcttctctgagatctctcagagtttaggctgatttctctctcttttaccttccaaacactatcctcttagaaaaagcctctaatcttcaaagacctagtggcggaggactttgaactcacctacacaggccaggtgggagaaatctctcgtctccttgatttcttctctacatattgattaaaccaccatagatttccaaactgacttgggtattttatttgggttatcccctggcaaccaaaattcaaacttagattaggtcacaatcctaaattatccttacatcaCCCACCTTTGTGATCATGATGtcataaatgatatatatatCTGGGCTTATGCCCCCAGACTCTAAGGAACCTGACCATATCCCCCttgtttctcccccctcccctcattTCTTTCCAAGTCATGCAGACTCTATTCTGTGAGGATATAAAAATCCTGAACTCCCTCTCTTTGAGGAGGCAGACTGACCTGCAACCACGTCCCTGGAGGCAATTTGGTCCTGCACTTGCTTCCCAGAcattaaaactaaataaatttcTCCCAATATTAAAGATAATCATAGGAGCCTGTCATTTTTGAGGAAGCACCCTTCCCTACCCATGATTAATCTCAAGCTTTCCCACAACATCAGGAAATAAAGTATAGTGCTAGAGGAACTCAAGAAGACCAGTGCTATTGGACAGTGGAGTAGGTAGAGGGGACTGTAatggtgaaaattaatggttggataataattttatgaaattatgtggttgccaatatttattatatcttgagtcagaaatgtatttacaaaacagaggaaacaataaagtagagaattgtgaagagaatagaaaagttatctatcctatcttaatccaggcagagattaattagctctcaaccaggaaggctgttAGTAAtaatgaggcctcctccaagatggaagctagtctctccagaaactaggaaagtagtcagcccttcactcaccccacaaagtagtccaggagttaAGAGTTCCAGGCTCCAAGCCCATGAACCAAGTCGAAGTCTGATTGACCCAAACTGCAGGATTTATGgctttttatggtgatttcttgtcccttcccctcttcatggGGGGTCAataacagtttccaaattgtctagcactgccaaggggaagtgtttgtgggaaccagttttcaccttctggagaggtgaatactcatcacaagggttcacagattcctggatGATTGAGTTGCTGAGACTATAAACTCTGATCATAGAATTCACAAGTTTGTGACTGAGTTAAAAGGGAGAGTTCTCTAAGTAAGtgagttctctaagtaccttgctagcttcttaCCTAGTAccaagtagggtgttcaatcttttgttgattcaactcaaaagtagacaaaggagagttaattctgtctttacaatctaagtaggggtacttacattagtgttaactcaaaataacaaagggaataaaggattccctttcacaagtgtaaactcagagagaacaaagaaatcCCTTCTATAGGACTAAGGTGTAAAAACACTACAAGGATAACAAGAAACatagttatgaaggactttaaatgcccaACAGCTGGTTTTCTATATTATCCCAGAGGTAATAAATAGACTATCCCCGGAATTTATTAAATAGAAGATAGGAGTGACATGGAATTGAATATGTATTTAAGCACTTACACCGGActatgcactgtgctaagaacttatCATCTCATTGAATCCTTGTAATAACCCTAGGAGTTAGGTgctatattattcccattttacagttgatgatactgaggcagagaaagattaagtgagttgcccagggccacacataaCTATAAGtggtctgaggacaaatttgaacatatctttctaactctaggcccAATACTCTCTATCATCTGAACAATCCAGCTGCCAGTCAGTGGCATGTTCGTTAGGGACTGCACTTTAGGAAGAACATTTTGAAATTTGAACAGAGAATAACCTGGAATGGGGAAGCAGGAAGACCAATCAGTTGGCTCTTGCAGTGGTATAGTTTTGAAATGATGAAAGCCTGCATCAAGGTACATTTAAagtaggagagaagaaaggggacgTATAGGAAAGATGTCACTAACAAAGAATCAACAGAACTTGGCATCTGAATTAATATGGGAGGAGAGTGTGAGTAATTGAGCTTGATCCACAGCTTGCCAGCCTGGGAAACTGAGAGGTCTTAAATACGAAGAGACATCCTAATGCTGGAGCATACTCAATAGCCCTAACAGAATAGGAACCTTTTTATAGCAGAAAACCACAAAGGAGAGTATACAGATCAAtgtgtgaaaataaaatgattggCTAGAAATTGGGTAATGGGAAGGTAATAGAATTTGCAATGCCCCTTCTGTCCTCTCAGGGGATGAAGAGTGGCTCATTATTGAAATTCAAGTGCAAGACAGTGGCTCAGACTCTGGCCAGCAAACCAGAGAAAAAACTGGACAAGAGGTTTTTGGGGAGTGGTCCATAGTCTTCTAGGAAAGGTTGGTACATAAGGCATCAAGAATGTTAAAAGTAAAAGCAAAGGTCCTTGAGGTCTTTTCATTCTTAGTCTCAGAAGGGTAGAGAGGTTTGAATTTGACTAGGGTCAAAAAAATTTCCATGTTAGCCCCTTTTGATCAAGGCAGCATCCCATGCCATGGTAAACAGACCAATCAAGGGTATTGGAAGTCAAGGCCCAGGGGATGAGAATCTGGTGAAACATAATCTTATTAACAACCTGGAAGAAGCATTGGGAAATATGGTATTATGAGTTTGAATATGATACATAGAGCCAGAACACAGAAGAGATCAATAAGTAATCCCTGGAAGACAGGGCAGAAAAGAGACCCCAAATCACCAGAGAGCCAAGAAAAGCTTATAGCAGGTCAGAAGCATAGCATCTGGGATGTGTCTGGGCTAAAAACAACCTAAATTAAGAGGGATGGCCATAACCAAGTCACAAATCCCAAGCCATGAGTAGGGGAGATTGAGGTAAAGATGGTTACCATAAAGCCAAAAATAACTAGTGCCTTCAAGGAAAGAGATAACAGCAGAAAGGTATAGGAGCCAGTCAGATTTCGGGTGGGGGATATACATGGGATTGCAAAGGGTACAATTCTAACAAATATTCTGGAGGAcaggagtgggggaaggggaattGATAACCTCCTTAGGGCCATAAGGATCACCAAGGGTAGAAGGAATCAAACTTGGCCTTGGAATGGAAAGAACCTCTAAGCCAGAAATGCCAAAAGTCATATCTCCCTACCATGGAGTTATGAGTTGGCAGTGAGTTGCATCAATATCCATCTAATTATCACATTTCATCTTGAATCCCAGATGTTCTATACAGTTGTCTGGTCCCTGGAAACATCTTCCCTTAGATATCTGGAGGTACTCAGGGAGATTTTGAAGTGGTCTCCTAGTTACAAGATATGCTTCTTTGGTTCCATATTGCTTGTCGAAATTCTTGGATGTTCCAGATCAAATCTTTTATAAATAAGATCTTGATAGAATCTAGCACTACTCTTTTCAATATTACTTCTCCAACAATCAGTTAAGACCAGATCAAAATTTGTGGCCCAGATATCATCAACAGTCTAACTATGATTCTTAAATGTCACTTGCTAACTCTTTCATAATTCTGTACCTGGTATATACCAATAACAAGACTACTCCATTTTCATTTAGCAAATACTTTCATTGACTtagttaataaattaaaatgtgaaaCTAAGGATCAAAAGTAAAATAAGTTTAAACATTTCAAATAGCACATAAAGTAGAAATCtgataactttaaaaatttttgaaagcCTTTGAAATGACATATAGAATTTTCTGATCTTGTTGCTTTCtaaaaatttttacttaattttgcaAGTATTTAGAATTCCCAATTTTTCCATTccaaaattttctctttccttttagaagTTCAATTAATGACAATCCAatctaaaattcaaaattcaattcCAATTTCCAAATCAATTCAATCAATTCCATTTTCCCCTTAGGAAGAGTAGAGACCGATAAGAATCTAATCTTCATATAAAAACACAGGGTACAGAACACTTTCATAATAAAgtctgagaaagaaaattttaaagaaaaaatcattaggTTAGGCAATCTATTATTAATTCCATTATTTTACATACATTTCTCTTTCCAGATTTTCTTGTTATCTTTGATTGGTAAAATATAGATATGCTGATGGTTTACATGAATCCATCTTATAtgctgcaattttgctaaagctactatttcagtgaatttttatttaattttcaaaggatataagaatacattatatatatgcatatatataaacacatacacatctATAAAATCAACCACTAAAAAAAGCTGTAATTATGTTTCTACTCTGCCTACATTTATTCCCTTGATTTCTTATTCTTGCTTTATAGGCCCACCCATATTCTGAGCTCTCCAATAGTAGTGATGATAATGTGGGATTATGcccttgttttattcctgatTTTACTGGAAAAGATTCtaacttttctccattacatataATCTTTGCTCTTGAATGAAAATGAATGCTGTtttctaaaatgaggaaatgtcCATTTTCACCTATAATTTCTGAGGTTTTTGCTAGAATTAGTGAATGTTATAT
It includes:
- the LOC100013669 gene encoding histone H2A type 2-A, with product MSGRGKQGGKARAKAKSRSSRAGLQFPVGRVHRLLRKGNYAERVGAGAPVYMAAVLEYLTAEILELAGNAARDNKKTRIIPRHLQLAIRNDEELNKLLGKVTIAQGGVLPNIQAVLLPKKTESHHKTKGK
- the LOC100013589 gene encoding histone H2B type 2-E-like; protein product: MAVLSAYDDTPEKPPMRGRCLPSLHLHMSTISSGARLSRFTSFVPELVASSVFSPFPAFAMPEPAKSAPAPKKGSKKAVTKAQKKDGKKRKRSRKESYSIYVYKVLKQVHPDTGISSKAMGIMNSFVNDIFERIAGEASRLAHYNKRSTITSREIQTAVRLLLPGELAKHAVSEGTKAVTKYTSSK